The following proteins are encoded in a genomic region of Roseinatronobacter sp. S2:
- a CDS encoding NAD(P)/FAD-dependent oxidoreductase produces the protein MPFEMLDTPARRVAVIGGGVSGLAAAYMLAQRHRVTLFEAEPRLGGHARTVLAGKHGDQPVDTGFIVFNYTNYPNMTQMFERLDVPVASSNMSFGVSFDAGRFEYSLSGLDEVFATRRNIADPRYWRMIRDIFYFNKHAADVAQSDPTLSIGGLLARLRMGDWFRDRYLLPFSGAIWSTPTRKILDFPAQAMMSFFRNHALLGYEGQHQWYTVKGGSVEYVRRLSGHLERVGVRLRPATAVQSVSRGPLGVHVKAHGMDAEEFDEIVFATHSDVTLRLLSDPSPREAAALGAVRYQTNDAVLHCDTDVMPKRRKCWSSWVYTERGPADLDRISLSYWMNSLQPIPQEDPMFVTLNANHPVREDCIYDTYSFDHPVYDAGALQAQSDIRGFNGTNRTWFCGAWMRNGFHEDGFASAVDVARAMNGTAQKVAAE, from the coding sequence ATGCCATTCGAGATGTTGGACACCCCTGCCCGCCGCGTCGCCGTCATTGGGGGGGGCGTCTCCGGGCTGGCTGCTGCCTATATGCTGGCACAGCGCCACCGCGTGACCCTGTTCGAGGCTGAACCGCGTCTGGGGGGGCATGCACGCACGGTTCTGGCTGGCAAGCATGGCGACCAGCCTGTCGATACCGGCTTTATCGTGTTCAACTACACCAATTACCCCAACATGACCCAGATGTTCGAGCGGCTGGATGTGCCTGTCGCCTCGTCGAATATGAGTTTTGGGGTGTCCTTTGATGCGGGCAGGTTTGAATACAGCCTGTCAGGTCTGGATGAAGTATTCGCAACGCGGCGCAATATTGCAGACCCGCGTTACTGGCGCATGATCCGCGACATCTTCTATTTCAACAAGCATGCCGCAGATGTGGCGCAGTCCGACCCAACCCTAAGCATAGGCGGGTTGCTGGCGCGGCTGCGCATGGGGGACTGGTTCAGGGACAGGTATCTGCTGCCGTTTTCGGGCGCGATCTGGTCCACACCCACGCGCAAAATTCTGGATTTTCCCGCGCAGGCCATGATGTCGTTTTTCCGAAATCATGCCCTGCTGGGCTATGAGGGGCAGCACCAATGGTATACCGTCAAGGGCGGGTCTGTTGAATATGTGCGCAGGCTAAGTGGCCATCTGGAACGTGTGGGCGTCCGGCTGCGGCCCGCAACGGCTGTGCAATCAGTGTCGCGCGGCCCGCTTGGCGTGCATGTCAAGGCGCATGGCATGGACGCGGAGGAGTTTGACGAGATTGTCTTTGCCACGCATTCGGATGTAACCCTGCGCTTGTTGTCCGACCCGTCGCCGCGTGAAGCCGCCGCCCTTGGTGCCGTGCGCTACCAGACCAATGACGCGGTCCTGCATTGTGACACCGATGTTATGCCCAAGCGCCGGAAATGCTGGTCCAGTTGGGTCTATACCGAACGCGGCCCCGCCGATCTTGACCGCATTTCGCTAAGTTACTGGATGAATTCCCTGCAACCCATACCGCAAGAGGACCCGATGTTTGTAACACTGAATGCAAACCATCCCGTACGCGAGGACTGCATTTATGACACCTACAGCTTTGATCATCCGGTCTATGATGCGGGCGCATTGCAGGCACAAAGTGATATTCGCGGCTTCAACGGCACAAACCGCACATGGTTTTGCGGTGCCTGGATGCGCAACGGTTTTCATGAAGACGGCTTTGCCAGCGCAGTTGATGTGGCCCGCGCCATGAACGGGACCGCGCAGAAAGTGGCCGCTGAATGA
- a CDS encoding sigma-70 family RNA polymerase sigma factor has translation MRVANGQDAQAFTVLFEHFAPRVKAFLMKSGADPTTAEECAQDVMATVWHKAAQFDPSRASAATWIFTIARNRRIDMLRRDRRPEPEELTWGPDAEPDQFDTLALQQETEKLAQAMNALPDKQRKMIESAYFGDLSHNEIADETGLPLGTIKSRIRLALERLRHSMT, from the coding sequence ATGCGCGTGGCCAATGGGCAGGATGCGCAGGCGTTTACAGTTTTGTTCGAACATTTCGCGCCGCGTGTGAAGGCGTTTTTGATGAAGTCGGGTGCAGATCCGACAACCGCGGAGGAATGTGCACAGGACGTTATGGCGACTGTATGGCACAAGGCCGCACAATTCGACCCGTCGCGCGCCAGCGCGGCAACATGGATATTCACGATCGCGCGAAACCGGCGCATCGACATGCTAAGACGCGACCGCCGACCCGAACCCGAAGAGCTGACATGGGGACCAGACGCCGAACCGGACCAGTTTGATACGCTGGCCTTGCAACAGGAAACAGAAAAACTGGCGCAGGCGATGAATGCCCTGCCCGACAAGCAAAGGAAGATGATCGAAAGCGCCTATTTCGGGGACCTGTCGCATAACGAAATTGCAGATGAAACAGGACTACCCCTTGGCACGATCAAATCCCGCATCAGATTGGCACTGGAACGGCTGCGCCATTCCATGACTTGA